The following coding sequences are from one Segnochrobactrum spirostomi window:
- a CDS encoding gas vesicle protein K, with amino-acid sequence MLVETLRQVVEQQAIRRVEGGNLTEEEVERLGLALLRLEQKMLELRKQFGLSDDDLALKLNIPLDTL; translated from the coding sequence ATGCTGGTCGAGACCTTACGCCAAGTGGTCGAGCAGCAGGCGATCCGCCGCGTCGAGGGCGGTAATCTGACGGAAGAGGAGGTCGAACGCCTCGGCCTCGCCTTGCTGCGGCTCGAGCAGAAGATGCTGGAGCTGCGCAAACAATTCGGCCTCAGCGACGACGACCTCGCCCTCAAGCTCAACATCCCCCTCGACACGCTCTGA
- a CDS encoding GvpL/GvpF family gas vesicle protein, with amino-acid sequence MTELLVFAVMPKGTLSRADLPRDTGLPTALRLIEGDAYSAVTGDAPPGGLAGLERSAILPWLLAGQTVMDHLRRHGCALPVSLGSLAEDEMRLAQALHRGAPALDAAFDMLGTRQEMNLAVRWPVETVVSEVVAAFPAALRDRAAAGTGDALDAVATRLGEEITVRRKRIRQRVVERLEELTEDIIETQPSDPAGVVDVALLLEPSAETALDAVLEELDGEFDGRLTFRLVGPLAPYNFASVQLHLPARHEIAAARALLGVGEDDPEIKTAYRRAALGAHQDLALSRGDVEVVEAAGPDRMVAITAAYRTLLADAEPISIRRQEAVRD; translated from the coding sequence ATGACCGAGCTCCTCGTCTTCGCCGTGATGCCGAAGGGCACGCTCTCGCGGGCGGATCTGCCGCGCGACACGGGTCTTCCGACCGCGCTCCGCCTGATCGAAGGCGACGCCTATTCCGCCGTCACTGGCGACGCCCCCCCGGGCGGGCTCGCCGGCCTCGAGCGCAGCGCGATCCTGCCGTGGCTGCTGGCCGGCCAGACGGTGATGGACCATCTCCGGCGCCACGGCTGCGCCCTACCGGTTTCGCTCGGCAGCCTCGCGGAGGACGAGATGCGCCTCGCACAGGCGCTGCACCGCGGCGCACCGGCGCTCGACGCCGCCTTCGACATGTTGGGCACCCGGCAGGAAATGAACCTCGCCGTGCGGTGGCCCGTCGAGACCGTGGTCTCGGAGGTCGTCGCCGCGTTCCCGGCCGCTCTGCGCGACCGCGCCGCCGCCGGCACCGGCGACGCCCTGGACGCGGTGGCGACACGCCTCGGCGAAGAGATCACCGTCCGGCGGAAGCGGATTCGCCAGCGCGTCGTGGAGCGTCTGGAAGAACTCACCGAGGACATCATCGAGACCCAACCGTCCGATCCGGCCGGGGTCGTGGATGTCGCGCTCCTGCTCGAACCGAGCGCCGAGACCGCCCTCGATGCCGTCCTCGAAGAGCTCGACGGCGAGTTCGACGGCCGCCTGACTTTCCGTCTCGTGGGTCCGCTCGCCCCTTACAACTTCGCCTCGGTCCAGCTTCACCTGCCGGCGCGGCACGAGATCGCCGCGGCGCGGGCGCTGCTCGGCGTCGGCGAGGACGATCCAGAGATCAAGACGGCGTACCGGCGGGCCGCGCTCGGCGCGCATCAGGATCTCGCCCTGAGCCGCGGCGACGTCGAGGTGGTGGAGGCCGCCGGTCCGGACCGGATGGTGGCGATCACCGCCGCCTATCGGACGCTGCTGGCGGACGCCGAACCGATCTCGATCCGGCGCCAGGAGGCGGTGCGGGACTAG
- a CDS encoding GvpL/GvpF family gas vesicle protein: MLYTYAIIADYEPRQAESLIRIGILPDAPPRCYRHGTLAAVASEVPASEFGPEALPARLSDAEWTRDRVLAHEAVVTDLLQAATVLPMKFCTLFSGEPALFAALDDHGDRLLAAVARCRSAREWGVKLFFDPERAEQADAATVSLSAGAGAAFFRRKQEARAKSQADETRLAECVADVHEALARRARDAVLNPPQPPAIHRRRGRMVLNAAYLVGTDEEIGWHAAIENMTERCARDGLGCELTGPWGPYNFVGGGLVGA, from the coding sequence ATGCTCTATACATACGCGATCATCGCCGATTACGAACCGCGACAGGCCGAGAGCCTCATCCGCATCGGGATCCTGCCCGACGCGCCGCCGCGCTGCTATCGCCACGGCACACTCGCGGCGGTCGCGAGCGAGGTCCCGGCCTCCGAGTTCGGCCCGGAGGCCCTGCCCGCCCGCCTGTCCGACGCGGAGTGGACGCGCGACCGCGTGCTCGCGCACGAGGCGGTCGTGACCGACTTGCTCCAGGCTGCGACTGTGCTGCCGATGAAGTTCTGTACCCTGTTCTCCGGCGAGCCCGCGCTCTTCGCCGCGCTCGACGACCATGGGGATCGTCTCCTCGCCGCCGTCGCGCGCTGCCGCTCCGCGCGGGAATGGGGTGTCAAACTCTTCTTCGATCCGGAGCGGGCCGAGCAGGCAGACGCGGCGACCGTGTCTCTCTCCGCAGGTGCCGGGGCCGCCTTCTTCCGCCGCAAGCAGGAGGCGCGGGCGAAAAGCCAGGCCGACGAGACGCGGCTGGCGGAATGCGTCGCCGATGTCCACGAGGCGCTGGCGCGCCGCGCCCGCGACGCCGTTCTCAACCCGCCGCAGCCGCCGGCGATCCATCGCCGCCGCGGCCGCATGGTGCTCAATGCGGCCTACCTCGTCGGAACCGACGAGGAGATCGGCTGGCACGCCGCGATCGAGAACATGACGGAGCGCTGCGCGCGCGACGGCCTCGGCTGTGAGCTGACCGGGCCCTGGGGTCCGTATAATTTCGTGGGGGGCGGACTTGTCGGGGCCTGA
- the gvpJ gene encoding gas vesicle protein, with protein sequence MAEQRMEHSLQAAGLADILERVLDKGIVIAGDISISLVEVDLLNIRLRLVVASVDRAMAMGINWWQADPHLNAQARELQEENRMLRERLDKLEHALATTSQEIAHVG encoded by the coding sequence ATGGCCGAACAGCGTATGGAGCATTCTCTGCAAGCCGCCGGCCTTGCCGACATTCTCGAGCGTGTGCTGGACAAGGGCATCGTCATCGCCGGCGACATCTCGATATCGCTCGTCGAAGTCGATCTGCTCAACATCCGTCTTCGTCTGGTCGTCGCCTCGGTCGATCGCGCCATGGCGATGGGCATCAATTGGTGGCAGGCCGACCCGCACCTCAACGCCCAGGCCCGCGAGCTCCAGGAAGAGAACCGGATGCTTCGGGAGCGGCTCGACAAGCTGGAGCACGCGCTCGCCACGACAAGTCAGGAGATCGCCCATGTCGGATGA
- a CDS encoding LLM class flavin-dependent oxidoreductase, translating into MVKLGLFSLMGLYDRNTSPASVLRTTIDAVRMAEDFGFDVGWFAEHQFTNHSICPSSLLMVAHCAAETKRIRLGPAVLALPFYDPVRLVQETAFADLLTHGRLTLGLGSGYQPHEFERYRVDPHERHDIMLEAWDILEQGMTSGVVDYHGAFYQIPRTELSMRPFGLAMPEVFVASCHPEVVARTARNGHTPFMSFGHRGLAAAVAFRNLIAERWRAGGGDPATMPLAVQRYIYVTDDENDARHAARCVRDLARAAVPLSTTAPTRDGPFLRLMPLNDEPPLDDFLDNAVIGPADYCAEKLRQEIEALKPTHLSCFMGFAGIGRRETLASIERFGCDVIPQLEGLLELRGVDLKDAA; encoded by the coding sequence ATGGTCAAACTCGGCCTGTTCAGCCTGATGGGGCTCTACGACCGAAATACCTCGCCGGCGTCGGTGCTACGCACCACGATCGACGCCGTCCGGATGGCGGAGGATTTCGGATTCGACGTCGGCTGGTTCGCCGAGCACCAGTTCACCAACCATTCGATCTGCCCGTCCTCCCTCCTCATGGTCGCCCATTGTGCTGCGGAGACCAAGCGCATCCGGCTCGGGCCGGCGGTGCTCGCGCTGCCGTTCTACGACCCGGTCCGCCTCGTCCAGGAGACGGCGTTCGCCGACCTCCTGACCCACGGCCGGCTCACCTTGGGCCTCGGCTCGGGCTATCAGCCCCACGAATTCGAGCGCTACCGCGTCGATCCCCACGAGCGCCACGACATCATGCTGGAAGCCTGGGACATCCTGGAGCAGGGGATGACCTCCGGCGTCGTCGATTATCACGGTGCCTTCTATCAGATCCCGCGCACCGAGCTCTCCATGCGCCCGTTCGGGCTCGCCATGCCGGAAGTCTTCGTGGCGAGCTGCCACCCGGAGGTGGTGGCGCGCACCGCCCGCAACGGTCACACTCCCTTCATGAGCTTCGGTCATCGGGGGCTCGCGGCGGCGGTCGCGTTCCGCAATCTCATCGCAGAGCGTTGGCGCGCCGGGGGCGGCGACCCGGCGACGATGCCGCTTGCCGTGCAACGCTACATTTACGTCACCGACGACGAAAACGATGCCCGCCACGCCGCGCGGTGCGTGCGCGATCTCGCCCGCGCCGCGGTGCCGCTGTCGACCACGGCGCCGACCCGTGATGGGCCGTTCCTGCGCCTGATGCCGCTCAACGACGAGCCGCCGCTGGACGACTTCCTCGACAATGCGGTGATCGGGCCGGCCGATTATTGCGCCGAGAAGCTGCGCCAGGAGATCGAGGCGCTGAAGCCGACGCATCTCTCCTGCTTCATGGGATTCGCGGGCATCGGCCGGCGCGAGACGCTCGCCTCGATCGAGCGCTTCGGCTGCGACGTGATTCCGCAACTCGAAGGCCTGCTCGAGCTGCGCGGTGTCGATCTCAAGGATGCGGCGTAA
- a CDS encoding gas vesicle protein GvpO — translation MNPTDTDDTVGAGRPRSPPDGGQQTRRAMPSTLELIRKVKNELHELTGFTADSVSEVNATEDGWEIIVNLLELKRIPASTDLLAAYRITLDRDGNVVGYARVRRYLRDQVMEEA, via the coding sequence GTGAACCCGACCGACACCGACGACACCGTCGGCGCCGGCCGCCCCCGATCCCCGCCTGACGGCGGACAACAAACGAGGCGAGCCATGCCGTCGACCCTGGAACTGATCCGCAAGGTCAAGAACGAATTGCACGAACTGACCGGCTTCACCGCCGACAGCGTGTCGGAGGTCAACGCCACCGAGGACGGCTGGGAGATCATCGTCAACCTGCTCGAGCTGAAGCGCATCCCGGCGTCGACCGACCTGCTCGCGGCCTACCGCATCACCCTCGACCGGGACGGCAACGTGGTCGGCTACGCCCGCGTCCGGCGCTATCTGCGCGATCAGGTGATGGAAGAGGCCTGA
- a CDS encoding GvpL/GvpF family gas vesicle protein, producing MLYLYVVLAAPPPTKPLPIGIAGARPFFVEAAGLACAASETDIGAVAPEPANVLRHQEVVEALMGPAAVLPLRFGTLVEDREACVRVLERQADAVKAVLERIDGCVEFALRIAGFSEAPPALTEIRGEGRGAAYIKSLASRQLSWPASSETFPHDRLAQHTVDRFLWPRSAAQPDLRASFLVRRADVAAFLTDVAAFRQVRSDLSLSCTGPWPPYSFSDPNLWGPRCEQTDRLEPVDGRPRRADLARPRTRRAGPRPPRPDAGRDLTPSGRAAGDPPRRGR from the coding sequence ATGCTGTACCTCTATGTCGTTCTCGCCGCACCGCCGCCGACCAAGCCCCTCCCGATCGGCATCGCCGGCGCGCGCCCCTTCTTCGTCGAAGCGGCCGGGCTCGCCTGCGCAGCGAGCGAGACCGACATCGGGGCGGTGGCGCCCGAGCCCGCCAACGTGCTGCGGCATCAGGAGGTGGTGGAGGCGCTGATGGGACCCGCCGCCGTGCTGCCGCTCCGCTTCGGCACGCTGGTCGAGGATCGCGAGGCCTGCGTCCGGGTGCTCGAACGGCAGGCGGACGCGGTCAAGGCGGTGCTCGAACGGATCGACGGTTGCGTCGAGTTCGCGCTGCGCATCGCCGGCTTCAGCGAGGCCCCGCCGGCCTTGACCGAGATTCGCGGCGAGGGGCGCGGCGCGGCCTACATCAAGTCTCTCGCGAGCCGCCAGCTCAGTTGGCCGGCGTCGAGCGAGACCTTTCCCCACGACCGGCTCGCTCAACACACCGTGGACCGCTTTCTGTGGCCGCGCTCGGCGGCCCAGCCGGACTTGCGCGCCTCGTTCCTGGTCCGGCGCGCCGATGTCGCGGCCTTCCTCACCGACGTCGCCGCGTTCCGGCAGGTCCGTTCCGATCTCAGCCTGAGCTGCACCGGGCCCTGGCCGCCTTATTCCTTCTCGGACCCGAACCTCTGGGGGCCCCGCTGTGAGCAGACCGATCGTCTCGAGCCTGTTGACGGACGCCCTCGACGGGCGGATCTCGCTCGACCCCGAACGCGTCGAGCAGGGCCTCGTCCGCCTCGTCCTGATGCTGGTCGAGACCTTACGCCAAGTGGTCGAGCAGCAGGCGATCCGCCGCGTCGAGGGCGGTAA
- a CDS encoding NAD(P)-binding domain-containing protein, with amino-acid sequence MPRLGFIGTGALTAAVVHGLEAAHGGATADPLEIRLTRRSEERSRALAGAYSNVTVLDRAADVVAESDIVFLAIRPTQLDDALAGLPFRPDQIVVSFLAGVPLAVVREKVAPVARVVRINPLPPIRFRKGPIMMVPAEPVVEALFRDLGDLIVSDREADLVAIANGSAVMSSHFRLQNTVIAWLERRGMASEPATLYVRSLFAGLAEVGLASIRDGEPLDPTHHETKGGLNERARTHLESVGWFDEAVRALDLAEAHKLTRAETPAPKP; translated from the coding sequence ATGCCGCGCCTGGGTTTCATCGGGACGGGAGCCTTGACGGCCGCCGTCGTCCACGGCCTCGAAGCGGCGCATGGCGGGGCCACCGCGGACCCGCTCGAAATCCGCCTGACGCGGCGGTCCGAGGAGCGGTCCCGTGCCCTCGCCGGAGCCTATTCCAACGTCACGGTACTGGATCGTGCGGCCGACGTGGTCGCCGAGAGCGACATCGTCTTCCTCGCGATCCGACCGACCCAACTCGACGACGCGCTCGCCGGCTTGCCGTTCCGCCCGGATCAGATCGTCGTCAGTTTCCTCGCCGGCGTGCCGCTCGCCGTCGTCCGGGAAAAGGTCGCGCCGGTGGCGCGGGTGGTGCGGATCAACCCGCTGCCGCCGATCCGCTTCCGCAAGGGGCCGATCATGATGGTGCCGGCCGAGCCCGTGGTGGAGGCCCTGTTCCGCGACCTCGGCGATCTCATCGTGTCCGACCGGGAGGCCGATCTCGTCGCCATCGCGAACGGCAGTGCGGTGATGTCGTCGCATTTCCGGCTGCAGAACACGGTGATCGCCTGGCTGGAGCGCCGCGGCATGGCGAGCGAGCCGGCGACGCTCTATGTCCGCTCGCTGTTCGCCGGGCTCGCCGAGGTCGGGCTCGCCTCGATCCGCGACGGCGAGCCGCTCGACCCCACCCATCACGAGACGAAAGGCGGCCTGAACGAGCGGGCGCGCACCCATCTCGAGTCGGTCGGCTGGTTCGACGAAGCCGTGCGCGCCCTCGATCTCGCCGAGGCGCACAAGCTGACACGGGCGGAGACGCCGGCGCCGAAGCCTTGA
- a CDS encoding Hsp20/alpha crystallin family protein gives MTGPDDKKDGKPSGTAEPGKAEAMADIGAMFRGLGGLVEMLGSLVEQAEQVDKSGEFKVKGLGDQARGVYGFSVKTGLGRVPQVRRFGNISPTPRGPVVDDVREPLVDLYDEEDGLVVTAELPGVSEEEIALTIEDGALLLETKGRHRYAKRIELPGVVDAASLEHSHRNGILQVKLRKI, from the coding sequence ATGACCGGCCCAGACGACAAGAAGGACGGCAAGCCGTCCGGCACGGCGGAGCCCGGCAAGGCCGAAGCCATGGCCGATATCGGTGCGATGTTCCGCGGATTGGGCGGCCTCGTCGAGATGCTCGGCTCCCTCGTCGAGCAGGCGGAGCAAGTCGACAAGAGCGGCGAGTTCAAGGTGAAGGGTCTCGGGGACCAAGCCCGCGGCGTCTACGGCTTCAGCGTCAAGACCGGACTCGGACGGGTGCCGCAGGTGCGCCGGTTCGGCAACATCAGCCCGACGCCGCGCGGCCCCGTGGTCGACGATGTCCGAGAACCCCTCGTCGACCTCTACGACGAAGAGGACGGCCTCGTCGTGACCGCCGAACTCCCCGGCGTCTCGGAAGAAGAGATCGCGCTGACGATCGAGGACGGCGCGCTGCTGCTCGAAACCAAGGGGCGCCACCGCTACGCCAAGCGCATCGAACTCCCCGGGGTCGTGGACGCCGCGTCGCTCGAACACAGCCACCGCAACGGCATCCTCCAGGTCAAGCTGCGGAAGATCTGA
- a CDS encoding GvpL/GvpF family gas vesicle protein, whose product MTASHAMTAAQGAAQDEPEGKYLYAIIGAPAPTKFEAAGIGGRGDLVHTLSVGPLAAVVSDTPRIEYDSNRRNMMAHTKVLEEVMAGCTVLPVCFGSVAADIEAITNKVLIERRDELMLQLGMMRGRVELGLKVSWREDVIFEEVLDENPAIRRARDALIGKSPEKSHFERMRLGEQIGQALERKRVEDEQRVMDRVRPFVHSAKLSKPIGERMVFNGAFLVEADREPELDACVRAMDAEWGNRLTFKYVGPVPPYNFVSLKIHW is encoded by the coding sequence ATGACCGCTTCGCACGCGATGACGGCTGCGCAAGGCGCCGCCCAGGACGAACCCGAGGGCAAATATCTCTACGCCATCATCGGCGCACCGGCGCCGACGAAATTCGAGGCCGCCGGCATCGGCGGTCGCGGCGACCTCGTGCACACACTCTCGGTCGGACCGCTCGCGGCCGTGGTGAGCGACACGCCGCGCATCGAATATGACAGCAACCGCCGCAACATGATGGCGCACACCAAGGTCCTCGAAGAGGTCATGGCGGGATGCACCGTGTTGCCGGTCTGCTTCGGATCCGTCGCCGCGGACATCGAAGCCATCACCAACAAGGTGCTGATCGAGCGCCGCGACGAACTGATGCTCCAACTCGGGATGATGCGCGGCCGGGTCGAACTCGGCCTCAAGGTATCCTGGCGCGAAGACGTCATCTTCGAGGAAGTGCTCGACGAGAACCCGGCGATCCGCCGCGCCCGCGACGCGCTCATCGGCAAGTCGCCGGAGAAATCGCATTTCGAGCGGATGCGGCTCGGCGAGCAGATCGGCCAAGCCCTCGAACGCAAGCGCGTCGAGGACGAGCAGCGGGTGATGGACCGGGTCCGCCCCTTCGTCCACTCGGCCAAGCTTTCGAAGCCGATCGGCGAGCGCATGGTCTTCAACGGCGCCTTCCTCGTCGAGGCCGACCGCGAGCCGGAACTCGACGCGTGCGTCCGCGCCATGGATGCGGAATGGGGCAACAGGCTGACCTTCAAATATGTCGGCCCTGTCCCGCCCTACAATTTCGTGTCGCTCAAGATCCATTGGTAG
- the gcvA gene encoding transcriptional regulator GcvA, whose protein sequence is MKPQDRARLTDTDAGLDPSDPASPSAALPHADLPNDGAVPMVDPVNDAVAGRASRRPHRLPPLNLFRVFDAAARNGSFTTAAEELCVTQSAVSQQIRQLEDLLDVRLFRRLPRRVELTREGNSLASAVRESMALLAHACDRIADPKAPAVLCVNALPSIASRWLVPRLKRFMQLHPQIKVTLLASSDPVDFDRQDIDIAIRWGRGSWPGVRAEPLGRGRLFPVCSPTLLREGPPLTGPQDLTRYTLLQAVNSSLWATWFSAAGAPGLAFDESLFFNDAGLMLDAAVQGQGIALTSHLLVEQDLQSGRLVRPFETEIETEDGYHVLTSPEFSEKPVVAEFRRWIRLEGAQSL, encoded by the coding sequence ATGAAACCGCAGGATCGTGCCCGGCTCACCGACACCGATGCGGGCCTCGATCCGTCCGATCCCGCGTCGCCGAGCGCCGCCCTGCCGCATGCGGATTTGCCGAACGACGGAGCCGTCCCGATGGTCGACCCGGTCAACGATGCGGTGGCGGGGCGCGCGAGCCGCCGTCCCCACCGCCTGCCGCCGCTCAATCTCTTCCGTGTGTTCGACGCCGCCGCCCGCAACGGCAGCTTCACGACGGCGGCGGAGGAACTCTGCGTCACCCAATCGGCTGTCAGCCAGCAGATCCGGCAACTCGAAGACCTGCTCGATGTGCGCCTGTTCCGCCGCCTGCCACGCCGGGTGGAACTGACCCGCGAGGGCAATTCGCTCGCGAGCGCGGTGCGCGAATCCATGGCCCTGCTCGCCCATGCCTGCGACCGCATCGCCGATCCGAAGGCGCCGGCGGTGCTCTGCGTCAACGCGCTTCCGTCGATCGCTTCGCGCTGGCTGGTGCCGCGTCTCAAGCGCTTCATGCAACTGCATCCGCAGATCAAGGTGACGTTGCTCGCGTCCAGCGACCCGGTCGATTTCGACCGGCAGGACATCGACATCGCGATCCGCTGGGGGCGTGGAAGCTGGCCGGGCGTCCGGGCCGAGCCGCTCGGCCGCGGACGGCTCTTTCCGGTGTGCAGCCCGACCCTCCTGCGCGAAGGGCCGCCGCTCACCGGCCCCCAGGATCTCACCCGCTACACGCTGCTGCAGGCCGTCAATTCGAGCCTCTGGGCGACCTGGTTCAGCGCCGCCGGGGCGCCGGGCCTCGCCTTCGACGAAAGCCTGTTCTTCAACGATGCTGGGCTCATGCTCGACGCCGCCGTGCAGGGCCAGGGCATCGCGCTCACCAGCCATCTGCTCGTCGAGCAGGATCTGCAGAGCGGCCGCCTCGTCCGCCCCTTCGAGACCGAGATCGAGACCGAAGACGGCTATCACGTTCTGACGAGCCCGGAATTCTCCGAGAAGCCGGTCGTCGCCGAATTCCGGCGGTGGATCCGCTTGGAGGGCGCCCAGTCCCTCTGA
- a CDS encoding gas vesicle protein has protein sequence MPSTSGEIAIADLLDRALHKGLVIWGEATLSIAGIDLVYVGVKLILASTDTMQRMRDHANAPPPERGIKAE, from the coding sequence GTGCCGAGCACAAGCGGCGAGATCGCCATTGCCGACCTGCTCGATCGCGCCCTCCACAAAGGGCTCGTCATTTGGGGCGAGGCCACCCTTTCGATCGCCGGCATCGACCTGGTCTATGTCGGCGTGAAGCTCATTCTGGCCTCGACCGACACCATGCAGCGCATGCGGGACCACGCGAACGCGCCGCCGCCGGAGCGCGGCATCAAGGCCGAATGA
- a CDS encoding gas vesicle protein GvpG, producing the protein MGLITDVAFAPATGPLKGLLWLAKVIADQAERTLYDENVIRAGLADLEQRLETGEISEADYEAEEEILLGRLKIARERMRSGQ; encoded by the coding sequence ATGGGGCTCATCACCGACGTCGCATTCGCGCCCGCAACGGGTCCGCTGAAGGGGCTTCTGTGGCTCGCCAAGGTCATCGCCGACCAGGCCGAGCGCACCCTCTACGACGAGAACGTCATCCGCGCGGGCCTCGCCGACCTCGAACAGCGGCTCGAAACCGGTGAGATCAGCGAAGCGGACTACGAGGCGGAAGAAGAAATTCTGCTCGGGCGGCTGAAAATCGCCCGCGAGCGCATGCGCAGCGGCCAATAA
- a CDS encoding CDC48 family AAA ATPase — translation MSDDGTGLAFRVSEAPSRDVGRGLIRLDPEDMKRLDLEIGDAVSIVGRRTTVARAMPAHAGMRRQSLVQMDGLLRLNAGASLDETVTLRRTTLARARSLTLSQVGSGGRPQDTRSLLRHLDGIPFVVGDRIRIGIAGGQMREFMVEACDPAGPVTAGPDAHVGFLDGTARSSAITYEDVGGLRNEVRRIREMIELPLKHPEVFHHLGIDPPKGVLLCGPPGTGKTLIARAVAQEANVHFIHLNGPEIIDKMYGASEAQLRRIFDEAQKQAPSIIFIDELDAIAPKREEMSGDRQVERRVVAQLLGLMDGLQSRGQVIVIAATNIPNAIDPALRRPGRFDREILVGVPDEDGRREILEIHTRGMPLAPDVDLFRLAFLTPGFVGADLASLCREAAMSALRRLVPDVNFENGRIPEEKLAALTVTADDFLVAQASVQPSALREIVTQVSHKRWRDVGGLTDVRRMLVEAVEWPIRHGDLFAAAGISPPKGILFYGAPGTGKTLLAKALAGESGANFIAVKGPQLLSMWAGESERGVREIFRKARQTAPCIVFFDEIDTLTPSRGGLGNAMTDRVVTQFLTEIDGIEDLRGVTVLAATNRLDQIDAALLRPGRFDLLVEFRAPDLETRRAILDVHARRMPLAETVDLEALAEATAGLVGADLEALCRHAGLAAIREIVAEATGDGPAPTLRVEPRHFDDAVRAMRRSAHGRDVQREDVAG, via the coding sequence ATGTCGGATGATGGGACCGGTCTTGCCTTCCGCGTCAGCGAAGCACCCTCGCGCGATGTCGGTCGCGGCCTGATCAGGCTCGACCCGGAGGACATGAAGCGCCTCGATCTCGAGATCGGCGACGCCGTCTCCATCGTCGGCCGGCGCACGACCGTCGCCCGCGCGATGCCGGCCCATGCAGGTATGCGCAGGCAGAGCCTCGTCCAGATGGACGGGCTGCTGCGCCTCAATGCGGGGGCGAGCCTCGACGAGACGGTGACGCTCCGGCGCACGACGCTCGCCCGGGCCCGCTCGCTCACCCTCTCCCAGGTCGGCTCCGGCGGCCGGCCCCAGGATACCCGCTCGTTGCTGCGGCATCTCGACGGCATTCCCTTCGTCGTCGGCGACCGCATCCGGATCGGCATCGCGGGCGGTCAGATGCGCGAGTTCATGGTCGAGGCCTGCGACCCGGCCGGTCCCGTGACCGCGGGTCCGGACGCCCATGTCGGCTTTCTCGACGGCACCGCGCGCAGCAGCGCGATCACCTACGAGGACGTCGGCGGCCTGCGCAACGAGGTGCGCCGCATCCGCGAGATGATCGAGCTTCCGCTCAAGCATCCGGAAGTCTTCCATCATCTCGGCATCGATCCGCCGAAGGGCGTGCTGCTCTGCGGCCCGCCGGGCACCGGCAAGACGTTGATCGCCCGCGCGGTCGCCCAGGAAGCCAACGTCCACTTCATCCACCTCAACGGCCCCGAGATCATCGACAAGATGTACGGGGCGAGCGAGGCGCAGCTCCGCCGCATCTTCGACGAGGCCCAGAAGCAGGCGCCGTCGATCATCTTCATCGACGAGCTCGACGCCATCGCGCCGAAGCGCGAGGAAATGAGCGGCGATCGGCAGGTGGAGCGGCGCGTCGTCGCCCAGCTTCTCGGACTCATGGACGGGCTGCAATCGCGTGGGCAGGTCATCGTCATCGCGGCGACCAACATCCCGAACGCGATCGACCCCGCGCTGCGCCGTCCCGGCCGCTTCGACCGCGAAATCCTCGTCGGCGTGCCGGACGAGGACGGCCGCCGGGAGATACTCGAGATCCACACCCGTGGGATGCCGCTCGCCCCCGATGTCGATCTGTTCCGCCTGGCGTTCCTGACCCCCGGCTTTGTCGGCGCCGATCTCGCTTCGCTCTGCCGCGAGGCGGCGATGTCGGCGCTGCGCCGGCTCGTCCCCGACGTGAACTTCGAGAACGGGCGCATTCCCGAGGAGAAGCTCGCGGCCCTCACCGTGACCGCGGACGATTTCCTCGTAGCCCAGGCGAGCGTCCAGCCAAGCGCGCTGCGCGAGATCGTCACCCAGGTCTCGCATAAGAGATGGCGCGACGTGGGCGGCCTCACCGACGTGCGGCGCATGCTCGTCGAGGCCGTGGAGTGGCCGATCCGCCACGGCGATCTCTTCGCCGCGGCGGGGATCAGCCCGCCCAAGGGCATTCTCTTCTACGGCGCGCCCGGCACCGGCAAGACGCTGCTCGCCAAGGCCCTCGCCGGGGAGAGCGGCGCCAACTTCATCGCAGTGAAGGGCCCGCAGCTCCTCTCGATGTGGGCCGGCGAATCCGAGCGTGGCGTGCGCGAAATCTTCCGCAAAGCGCGCCAGACCGCCCCCTGCATCGTCTTCTTCGACGAGATCGACACCCTGACGCCGAGCCGTGGCGGCCTCGGCAATGCCATGACCGACCGCGTCGTCACGCAGTTCCTGACCGAGATCGACGGCATCGAAGATCTGCGCGGCGTCACCGTGCTCGCCGCCACCAACCGCCTCGATCAGATCGATGCGGCGCTCTTGCGGCCGGGCCGGTTCGACCTCCTCGTCGAGTTCCGGGCGCCCGATCTCGAAACGCGGCGTGCCATTCTCGACGTCCATGCGCGCCGCATGCCCCTCGCCGAGACGGTCGATCTCGAAGCGCTCGCCGAGGCGACCGCCGGCCTCGTCGGGGCCGACCTCGAAGCCTTGTGCCGACACGCCGGCCTCGCCGCGATCCGAGAGATCGTCGCCGAAGCAACCGGCGACGGGCCCGCACCGACGCTCAGGGTCGAGCCGCGCCATTTCGACGACGCCGTCCGCGCGATGCGCCGGAGCGCGCACGGCCGCGACGTTCAAAGAGAGGATGTGGCAGGATGA